GGTATTGATAAACTTGCTGATAAAAAGCAGCATCTTCAAGGCTAAAATTTGGTTCTTTTAGCACAGCATCGGTAAGTTGGCGAAGTTTATAAGGCGTGCACAGTTGCATATCTTGGTCAAGATCAACCAAAAGACGATTATTTTTCGCACAAGCAAGCCATTTCCATTGCTTAGATGCTTGTAACATGTCTCCTCCCTAAAGAATAAATACTGTGCGCTTAATCATAAATTATAACTAAAGCAGACCATTAATAAAATGATTTTTTAGAACATTTTATTAATGATCAATTGCTTAGATAACTGATCCTTATAAGCCATTTAGGATCGTTTTTACCAATTCCGGACCTTTATAAATAAAACCAGTGTAAACTTGAACTAGGTCTGCACCTGCTGCAAATTTTTCTTTTGCCGACTCGGCATCGTCGATACCACCCACACCGATAATCGGTAGTTTACCTTCGGTTAAGCGCTTAAGCTCGCTAACCACGTGGGTTGAGCGCTGACGAACTGGTTGCCCAGATAAACCACCCGCTTCATTTGCGTATTGTTGGCCTTGCACCAAAGCGCGCTCAAGAGTGGTGTTCGTGGCAATAACGCCATCGATCTTATTGTTGATCAATGATTCACTTACTTGAGCAATTTGTACTTCATCAAGATCTGGGGCGATCTTAACCAGCATAGGTACTTGTTTGTTATGCTTTGCAACTAAATCAAGTTGTTCGTTCTTTAAGCTTTGTAGTAAATCATCCAGCGCTTCACCGTATTGCAAGTCGCGTAGACCAGGGGTATTCGGTGAAGAGATATTTACCGTAATGTATGATGCATGTTCGAACACTTTACGCATACAGTGGATGTAATCATCTTTACCCTGCTCGTTTGGTGTATCTTTATTTTTACCAATATTGATACCTAAAATTCCGTCATATTTCGCCGCTTTAACATTGTTAACTAGGTTATCAACACCCTTGTTGTTAAAGCCCATGCGATTAATAATCGCATTTGATTCAGGTAGGCGAAAAATACGTGGTTTATCGTTACCAGCTTGAGGACGTGGGGTAACAGTACCTACTTCAACAAAACCAAAGCCCATTTGCGAAAATGCATCAATACACTCTGCATTTTTATCTAAGCCTGCTGCTAAACCTACCGGATTTTTAAACTCTAACCCTAAAAAATTTACAGGTTTATTAGGGACAGATTGAGACCACGCAGCACTCAATGGCGTATGAGCAAATCGTCGTAAATTATTAAGTGCAAATTCATGAGCCCACTCCGCATCACGGGTAAACATAAAACGGCGAGCTAGATCATAAAACATGGTTTGTTCCTCAGGTAAAATAAACAAGGTAGCCGTTTAAAACGGACCATTGCAAATTAAGGGCAAAAAAATACCCCAGCGAGCTGGGGTATGTATTTTAACGACTTTTCACTTATTTGGAAGTGTCACAGTTGTGGCTTAGCAACATTAGTTCACGAAGTGCCACTGAGAACTTCGCAAAATCGTGGCTTTGCGATGTTTTGAACTCAGATAACATCTGCTTCCAACGTTGTAATAGTAGATCTTGATTATCCATCCACTCATCAATTTGTGCATCAATGTCTTTGCTATCTGCTGCAAAGCTATTAAGTACCACAGCTGATAATGTACGTTGTTGCCAATCCAGCTCTTCACGGTATGACGCACGAGCAAGTGCTTGCCAGTGGTTCGCAACCGGTTGGTTAGTGATTTGGTCAAGGAACCAATGAAGGCCCATACGTGCACCCAACTTGAAGTACGTATTAGAAACCATATCAATACTACGCTCTGAATTATTTGCAATTTCAGCTAAGTCCATTACAGAGAATAAGCTTGATAGTGAAACTATGCGTGTCGCTAGTGCTTTTGGTACATTGCTGTCAATTAACTTGTCAGCTGCTTTAACTAGACGCTCGCTCTCTTTTTCAACCATATAGCTGTTTAGGTTTTCACTTAAATCAGCAAATGTTGGTGCGAAGAATTCAATTGCTTGCTCAATCGTTTGTGCTTTATTGCGATGACGTAAGAACCAACGTGTTGCACGACGAACCGTACGACGTAACTGATATAGCATTTCTGTTTGCACAGCTGCTGGGATCTTATTATCAAGCGCAACAATTGATGACCACGTTTCTGGCATCTGGAACACTTCTTTTGCAATTGAGTAGCAAAGTGCGATTTCAGCTTCATTCGCACCTGTTTCTTCTTGCATACGAACCATAAAGTTAAGGCCCATATCGTTAACGATATTATTCGCAAGTTTAGTTGCGATAATTTCTTTACGAAGTGGGTGGTTATCCATTGCATCGTTGAACTTCTCACGAAGTGGCACTGGGAACGACTTAACTAATAATTGACGGTAGTATGGGTTTTCAGTGATTTCATCAACCACTAGAGACTCTTTAAGTACCATCTTCGCATAAGAAACTAATACAGATAGCTCTGGACGAGTTAAATCTTTACCCGCTGCTGCGCGCTCTGCAAGTTCTTCATCAGTTGGAATAAACTCGATTGCACGGTTTAACTTGCCATCTTTTTCAAGTGCGTGGATGAAACGTACTTTTTCTTTTAGCGTCGACGTACCTTTTGATTGAGTAATCGATAAGGTATGCGTTTGACGATAACAATCTTTTAATACTAACTCAGATACTTCATCAGTCATTGAATAAAGTAGCTCATCACGTTGCTTACGCGTTAAGTCACCTTCAGCAACTAGACCATTAAGTAAAATCTTAATATTAACTTCGTTATCTGAACATGCTACACCACCCACGTTATCAATGAAGTCAGTGTTAACACGACCGCCTTTAGCAGCAAATTCGATTCGACCTAATTGTGTTGCACCTAAGTTACCGCCCTCGCCTAAGATCTTCGCACCAAGCTCAGAACCATTAATACGAAGTGCATCATTCGCGCGGTCACCAACATCAGCATCAGTCTCTTTAGAGTGCTTGATGTAAGTACCGATACCACCATTCCAAAGTAAATCAAACTCCATCATTAGTGCTGCTTTGATTAACTCATTAGGTGTCATGCTCGCTTTCTTAGTGCCAAGCATTTTCTTCATTTCTGGGCTTAAGCTAATTGATTTAGCCGCACGAGAGAATACACCACCACCTTGTGAAATAAGGTCTTTGTTGTAATCTTCCCAAGAAGAACGCGGTAGATTAAATAAACGTTCACGCTCTGGGTAAGATGTCGCTGCATCTGGGTTTGGATCAACAAAGATGTGCATGTGGTTAAACGCTACTTGTAAGCGAATGTGCTTAGAAAGCAACATACCATTACCAAATACGTCACCCGCCATGTCGCCGATTGCCACAACAGTGAAATCAGTTGTTTGACAGTCAATATCCATTTCACGGAAATGACGTTTAACAGATTCCCACGCACCTTTTGCCGTGATACCCATTTTCTTGTGGTCGTAACCTACTGAGCCACCTGATGCAAATGCATCACCTAGCCAGAAGTTATATTCATTTGCGATGCCGTTAGCGATATCAGAGAAAGTCGCAGTACCCTTATCGGCAGCAACAACTAAATACGGGTCATCTTCATCATGACGAACAACATCAACTGGTGGCACAATTTCACCACGTTCAATGTTATCTGTGATATCTAATAAACCACGGATGAAAATCTTGTAACACTCTTGGCCTTCTTTGAAGAATGCTTCACGCTCTGTTGGTAGCTGTTTACATACGAAACCGCCTTTAGAACCAACTGGTACGATAACCGTGTTTTTAACTTGTTGCGCTTTAACAAGACCCAGTACTTCAGTACGGAAATCTTCACGACGGTCTGACCAACGTAAACCACCACGAGCAACTTTACCACCACGTAAATGCACACCTTCAACGCGCGGCGAGTATACGAAGATCTCGAACGCAGGAAGTGGTAATGGCATTTCTGGGATCATAGAAGGTTGCACCTTGAATGATACGTAAGACTTAAATTGGCCATCCGCTTCTTTTTGGAAGAAGTTCGTTCTTAGGGTTGCATTGATCATATCAACGTATAAACGGATGATACGGTCATCATCCAGGTTTGCTACGTTTTCTAGTTCAAGATTTACTTGTGCAACTAGCTTCTCAAGAGCCTTCTCACTACCTGGGTTCTTAACAGAGAACTTTTTAGTGAATAAGTTAACGATTTGCGAAGCAATATGTGGGTAATTGGCAAACGTGCTTTCGATGTATGTTTGCGAGAAAGTTACACCAATCTGACGCATGTATTTAGCGTATGCACGAAGAATAGACGCTTCACGACCTGTTAAGCCACCCATTAATACTAAACGGTTGAAACCATCGTTTTCTAATCGGTTATTCCAAACATTAGTCAGTGCGGCACGGAAACGTGCTGATACTTTATCAAAATCAGCAATGCCCTTATTGTCAATTAGCATGGTGAAATCCATGATCCAATTAACTTTACCGTCAGTCGTTTTAACTGAGTAAGGTGTTTCACCCACTACGCGTAAACCAAAATTTTCTAACATTGGCATTACGTCAGATAAGTGGATTGGCTCATCTTTATGGAATAAGCTTAAACGAACAACGTTAGTATTTGCTTCTTCTTGTGGACGGTAAAACAACATTTCTAGTTTGTTTTCGTCAGTAAGAAGTTCTAGTTTTTCAATATCAACAACCGCAGCACTTGGTAAAACCTGATCTTTATACGCACTTGCAAACGCTTGTGCATATTTACGGTTTAGTTCTTTGCCGCGTGCTTCACCTGCACTTTCAAGTAGTGCAGATTGGAGTCTATCTTCCCAAGTACGGGCAGCTTCAATTAGGTTGTTTTCGATGTCTTTCACGTTATATTCAATATTATTGTCAGTCACACGCACCGTGTAATGTGTACGGGCTAATGTTGACTCAGAGAAGAAAGTAGTAAATTCGACTTTTTCGTCAGAATTAAATGCATTGGCTAAGATACGTTGCGTTTCACGACGAAGAGCCGTGTTATAGCGCTCACGCGGTACATATACCATGCAAGAGAAGAAACGGCCATATGCGTCTTTACGCACAAAAATACGGCACATATCACGCTCTTGTACTTGTAATACGCCCATGGCAACTTCAAGTAGATCAGCTTCACGTGCTTGAACAAGTTCATCACGTGGATACGTTTCTAAAATATTTAATACCGCTTTGTATGCATGAGTGCCTTTTGCAAAGTCACACATTTCCATAATGCGGTTAATCTTACTTTTCAGTACAGGTACATCAGCGGCGCTGTTGTTATAAAAGCTTGATGAGAATAAACCAAGGAAACGGTCTTCACCAATTACATTGCCCGCATCATCAAAACGCTTAATACCCACATAGTCGATATACGCAGGGCGATGCACACGAGATACTGAATTTGTTTTCGTTAAAATTAATAAATTGCTGCTACGTGCTTCTTGGCGAGCTACTTCAGGTAATTCTGAAAGTAAACGGCTATGCTCTTCGTCTGTGTTTTTCATTAGACCAAGGCTAGTGCCCTTTTTACCTTTTAACTGGTAATCACCTTGCACTGGCGAAAGTTCATACTCACGGTAACCCATTAGCGTAAAGTTATCCTTGGCTAACCAGTCTAAAAATTCTACCGTTTCTGCAACTTCGCTTTCGTTATTATTATGATGGCGTTTTGGTAAGTCTTTCGTTACCGCAATAAGTTTTTCACGAATTGGCTGCCAATCTTCTACAGCAATAGATACGTCAACTAACACACTCTCAAGTTCTTTTTTGAAAGACTCAATGACTTTTGCATCTGTTTGACGATCAATCTCGATAAAGAACACAGTTTTTGTCGACGTTGATTCTTGCTCAGCTTTTAAGCTTGAAATACCGGTGATTTTAGCGTTTTTATCACGTTGGATTTTCAGCGGAGAGTGAAGTAATAAGTGAGAAGCGATGTTTGCGCGGGTCATGGCCATGCGCACAGAATCAACTAGGAAAGGCATGTCTTTCGCGATGATTTCAACAATAGTGTGCGATGACTGCCAGCCATCTTTTGCTACTTCAGGATTGAAAACACGGACAACCGCGTCATCAGAATTATTTTTTTCTAGCGAGTTCCATAGGCTTAGTGCAGCGCCATATAAGTCACTATCGTTGCGATGAGCCAAATCCTCTTTAGACATATTGCTGTACAAGGCTTTGGCGAATTTCTCAACGAGTAACACATTATCAGCGTGAACTTTTTTCTGGATCAGCTTACAGACATTATCTAAGATAACCGAGGCTTGCCCTTCATTTCGTGTCATTGTATGTTCCTTAATCTATACTACTTATCGATTAGTAGAATATTTGTACAGCCATTTATTAGCGTGGAGTCAGGTAAATTCTAACTCTTTTACAGCTAATAAACAGCCTTTTCGATGAAATCATTTTAAGCTTTTCAGCTATTTGGTCATCTATTCACAAAA
The nucleotide sequence above comes from Pseudoalteromonas shioyasakiensis. Encoded proteins:
- the pyrD gene encoding quinone-dependent dihydroorotate dehydrogenase, producing MFYDLARRFMFTRDAEWAHEFALNNLRRFAHTPLSAAWSQSVPNKPVNFLGLEFKNPVGLAAGLDKNAECIDAFSQMGFGFVEVGTVTPRPQAGNDKPRIFRLPESNAIINRMGFNNKGVDNLVNNVKAAKYDGILGINIGKNKDTPNEQGKDDYIHCMRKVFEHASYITVNISSPNTPGLRDLQYGEALDDLLQSLKNEQLDLVAKHNKQVPMLVKIAPDLDEVQIAQVSESLINNKIDGVIATNTTLERALVQGQQYANEAGGLSGQPVRQRSTHVVSELKRLTEGKLPIIGVGGIDDAESAKEKFAAGADLVQVYTGFIYKGPELVKTILNGL
- a CDS encoding NAD-glutamate dehydrogenase gives rise to the protein MTRNEGQASVILDNVCKLIQKKVHADNVLLVEKFAKALYSNMSKEDLAHRNDSDLYGAALSLWNSLEKNNSDDAVVRVFNPEVAKDGWQSSHTIVEIIAKDMPFLVDSVRMAMTRANIASHLLLHSPLKIQRDKNAKITGISSLKAEQESTSTKTVFFIEIDRQTDAKVIESFKKELESVLVDVSIAVEDWQPIREKLIAVTKDLPKRHHNNNESEVAETVEFLDWLAKDNFTLMGYREYELSPVQGDYQLKGKKGTSLGLMKNTDEEHSRLLSELPEVARQEARSSNLLILTKTNSVSRVHRPAYIDYVGIKRFDDAGNVIGEDRFLGLFSSSFYNNSAADVPVLKSKINRIMEMCDFAKGTHAYKAVLNILETYPRDELVQAREADLLEVAMGVLQVQERDMCRIFVRKDAYGRFFSCMVYVPRERYNTALRRETQRILANAFNSDEKVEFTTFFSESTLARTHYTVRVTDNNIEYNVKDIENNLIEAARTWEDRLQSALLESAGEARGKELNRKYAQAFASAYKDQVLPSAAVVDIEKLELLTDENKLEMLFYRPQEEANTNVVRLSLFHKDEPIHLSDVMPMLENFGLRVVGETPYSVKTTDGKVNWIMDFTMLIDNKGIADFDKVSARFRAALTNVWNNRLENDGFNRLVLMGGLTGREASILRAYAKYMRQIGVTFSQTYIESTFANYPHIASQIVNLFTKKFSVKNPGSEKALEKLVAQVNLELENVANLDDDRIIRLYVDMINATLRTNFFQKEADGQFKSYVSFKVQPSMIPEMPLPLPAFEIFVYSPRVEGVHLRGGKVARGGLRWSDRREDFRTEVLGLVKAQQVKNTVIVPVGSKGGFVCKQLPTEREAFFKEGQECYKIFIRGLLDITDNIERGEIVPPVDVVRHDEDDPYLVVAADKGTATFSDIANGIANEYNFWLGDAFASGGSVGYDHKKMGITAKGAWESVKRHFREMDIDCQTTDFTVVAIGDMAGDVFGNGMLLSKHIRLQVAFNHMHIFVDPNPDAATSYPERERLFNLPRSSWEDYNKDLISQGGGVFSRAAKSISLSPEMKKMLGTKKASMTPNELIKAALMMEFDLLWNGGIGTYIKHSKETDADVGDRANDALRINGSELGAKILGEGGNLGATQLGRIEFAAKGGRVNTDFIDNVGGVACSDNEVNIKILLNGLVAEGDLTRKQRDELLYSMTDEVSELVLKDCYRQTHTLSITQSKGTSTLKEKVRFIHALEKDGKLNRAIEFIPTDEELAERAAAGKDLTRPELSVLVSYAKMVLKESLVVDEITENPYYRQLLVKSFPVPLREKFNDAMDNHPLRKEIIATKLANNIVNDMGLNFMVRMQEETGANEAEIALCYSIAKEVFQMPETWSSIVALDNKIPAAVQTEMLYQLRRTVRRATRWFLRHRNKAQTIEQAIEFFAPTFADLSENLNSYMVEKESERLVKAADKLIDSNVPKALATRIVSLSSLFSVMDLAEIANNSERSIDMVSNTYFKLGARMGLHWFLDQITNQPVANHWQALARASYREELDWQQRTLSAVVLNSFAADSKDIDAQIDEWMDNQDLLLQRWKQMLSEFKTSQSHDFAKFSVALRELMLLSHNCDTSK